A segment of the Sphingomicrobium flavum genome:
GCTGGAACTGATCGACCCCGATGCCGTCCACCGCGCCCGCGCCGAGCTGGCTGCCGCCATCGGCGGCGCGCTGATGGACGAATTGAAGGCCGCGCAGGCCGATGGCGCGCCGGGCGACGATCTCTCGGTTGCTGGCAAGGGCAAGCGCAAGCTGCGCGGCGTGGCGCTGGGCCTGATTGCGGCGAGCGATCCGCAGGCGGGCGCCCAGCTCGCCAAGGCGCATTATGATGCGGCCGACAACATGACCGACCGGCAGGCGGCGCTGAAGGTGCTGAGCGGGCTGGACGCGCCCGAGCGCGACGCGGCGTTCGATGCCTTTTACGAGCGCTATTGCGGTGACAGCCTGACGCTGGACAAATGGTTTGCGCTGCAGGCCGCGGCGCAGCGTGCCGATACGCTGGAGATCGTGGCGCGGCTGACGGCCCATCCCGATTTCACGATGAAGAACCCCAATCGCCTGCGCGCGCTGATCGGCAATTTCGGTGCCAACCAGTGGATTTTCCATGACGGGTCAGGGCGCGGCTATGATCTGCTCGCCAGGATGGTGATCGAGGCAGACCGGCTCAACCCGCAGGTCGCGGCGCGGCTGGTGCCGCCCTTGGGCCGTTGGCGGCGCTATGAGCCGGGGCGTGCGGCCAAGATGAAGGCGGCGCTGGAGACGATCCTGGCCGCCGAGGGCCTATCCAAGGACGTGTTCGAGCAGGTCTCGAAGAGCCTGTCCTTAGCCTGACGAACGGCCTGAACTAGCTGCCGAGCCAGGCGGCGACCTGGGCGGCGACCTCATTGGCGGCATCGTTAAGCGCATAGGGCACGGTGGCGGCAGTGCCGTCGGCCGGGCGGCGCGCTTCGAAGCGGCGGTTCTGCACGCGGTCGCCGGTGGCGAACGCGGCGTCATAGATGACCACCACTTCGCCCGTATCGGCATGATAGCCGAAATGGCTGAGCGTGCCGGTAACGCGCGTGCCGGGATCGAGTAGCGCCTGGCGCGGATCGAGCACGACGCGTCCTGTCATGCGGGTGACGGTCTCGCTCAACAGCTGCTGGAACAGCGTGGCCGGCCGGTCGATCCAGACCACATCTTCGACGTAGGCGATCGCGGTGGGGCCGACCTGCACGGGCACGCGGGTGACGGCCAGCGCCTGCGGCACGATCGGCAGTTCAATGGTCAGCGCATCGGAGGGCGCGGACACCCGCTCGATTGCGCTGGGGGCGGCGGCCGACGTCGTCAGCGTTGCCAGCGTCGGCGGGAGATCGCGGCCACCGCCAAGGCAGGCGGCCAGCGCAAGCGGGAGGGTGGCAATGGCAATGATACGCATCATGATGTTCCTCACGGCTTATAATCCGGCAGTTGCTGGGGTTTCAGCGCCCCGCCCACGCCCTCTTCATTGAGGCGGCGGGTGAAGTCATCGAGGCTGTCGGTGAGCTGGCGCAGATCGCGTACCAGCCGATCCGCTTCAGGCAGCGTCGATTTGGAGAAATTTTGGAGGCCCGGGCGCGCGTCCGAGATGGCCGCGTCCATATTGGCAGCCGCGCCCTCGATCGACTTGATGGCCGATTGCAGGTCGCGCATTGCGGGACCGGCATTGTTCTGAAGGATATCATCGGTCGTCTCGGCGACCTCGCCCCATCGTTCGGCGGCGATGCCAGCCTGCTTGGCGGCAACGCGCGCATCGGCCACGGCATCGGCAAGATCGGGCGCGCGGGCGGCCAGCGTGTCGGTGGTCTTCTCGATATTTTCAAGAATGTCCGAGATCGAATTCTGGTTCTCGTCCGACAGCAATTCGGTCATGCGCTCGGTCAGCTGCTGGATGCGGTCGATCAGTTCGGGCGCGCTGTTGAGCACGGTATCGAGCGTGCTGGCGCTGGAAGGAATGACAGGGCAGCCTTCGGCCGAAGCCGTCTCGGTCAGTTCCGACGCGCCTTCGACAGCGCCCGACAGCTGGATTTCCGATACGCCGGTAAAGCCGACGCCCGAAATTTGCGCCTCGGTCCCCTGCAGGACGGGGGTTTCGCTGTCGACCGAGATGCGCACCAGCACGAATTGCGGATTGTCGGGCAGCAGATTGATCTGGCTGACCTCACCCACCGGCACGCCGGAGAAGCTGACGACCGAGCCGCGGTTGAGCCCGCCAACACCCTGGTTGAAATAGATGTCGTAGCACTTCTTGGTCACCGCCGAGAGGCCGGCGATCCACACCGTGAAGAGCAGCAAGCCGATCAGCAAGGCCAGCGTCACGGCGCCGACTAAGATATGGTTGGAACGCGTTTCCATCAGCCCTGCCCTATCTTTTTATAGCCCATCGCCGCACGTCCGCGCGGGCCGTTGAAATATTCCTGGATCCAAGGATGGTCCATCTTCAGCAGTTCATCAATGGTCCCGACCGCAATCACCTTCTTGTCGGCCAGCACCGCTACCCGGTCGCAGATTGCGTGCAGCGTGTCGAGGTCATGGGTGATGAGGAAGACGGTGAGGTCGAGCTTTTCCTTCAGGTTGAGGATCAGCTCGTCGAACGCCGCCGCGCCGATGGGATCGAGACCCGCGGTCGGTTCATCGAGGAAGAGCAGTTCGGGATCAAGCGCCAGGGCGCGGGCAAGGCCGGCACGCTTGCGCATCCCGCCCGACAATTCACTGGGATATTTGGGCCCGGCTTCGGGCGACAGGCCCGACATGTTGATCTTGTAGGCGGCAATCTCGTCGAGCAGGTCGCCCTTAATATAGGGAAAATATTCGCGGATCGGCACCTGGACGTTCTCGGCGACCGTAAGGGTCGAGAAGAGCGCGCCATTCTGGAACAGGATGCCCCAGCGACGGCGGATATTCTTGGCCTCGGCCTCGTCGCGGTCAACCATATTTTCGCCGAGCACATGGATTTCGCCCGCCAGCGGAGTCTGCAACCCGATGACCGAGCGCATTAGCACCGACTTGCCGGTGCCCGAGCCCCCGACCACACCGAGGATTTCGCCGCGGCGAAGGCTGACGTCGAGCCCTTCATGGATGACCTGGTCGCCAAAGGCATTCTTGAGCCCGCGAACGGTGACGATGTCTTCGCGCGTCGCC
Coding sequences within it:
- a CDS encoding ABC-type transport auxiliary lipoprotein family protein, translating into MMRIIAIATLPLALAACLGGGRDLPPTLATLTTSAAAPSAIERVSAPSDALTIELPIVPQALAVTRVPVQVGPTAIAYVEDVVWIDRPATLFQQLLSETVTRMTGRVVLDPRQALLDPGTRVTGTLSHFGYHADTGEVVVIYDAAFATGDRVQNRRFEARRPADGTAATVPYALNDAANEVAAQVAAWLGS
- a CDS encoding MlaD family protein, which gives rise to METRSNHILVGAVTLALLIGLLLFTVWIAGLSAVTKKCYDIYFNQGVGGLNRGSVVSFSGVPVGEVSQINLLPDNPQFVLVRISVDSETPVLQGTEAQISGVGFTGVSEIQLSGAVEGASELTETASAEGCPVIPSSASTLDTVLNSAPELIDRIQQLTERMTELLSDENQNSISDILENIEKTTDTLAARAPDLADAVADARVAAKQAGIAAERWGEVAETTDDILQNNAGPAMRDLQSAIKSIEGAAANMDAAISDARPGLQNFSKSTLPEADRLVRDLRQLTDSLDDFTRRLNEEGVGGALKPQQLPDYKP
- a CDS encoding ABC transporter ATP-binding protein, with protein sequence MATREDIVTVRGLKNAFGDQVIHEGLDVSLRRGEILGVVGGSGTGKSVLMRSVIGLQTPLAGEIHVLGENMVDRDEAEAKNIRRRWGILFQNGALFSTLTVAENVQVPIREYFPYIKGDLLDEIAAYKINMSGLSPEAGPKYPSELSGGMRKRAGLARALALDPELLFLDEPTAGLDPIGAAAFDELILNLKEKLDLTVFLITHDLDTLHAICDRVAVLADKKVIAVGTIDELLKMDHPWIQEYFNGPRGRAAMGYKKIGQG